The following are from one region of the Verrucomicrobiota bacterium genome:
- a CDS encoding DUF3526 domain-containing protein — protein MTSRLFHLELRLLARERAAWMLLGLFAAALGYGLWNGSGPAQGHREVATALTQDSEQFQRQLRDVLGQQPVDPKAIAGRGTTAVLPPAPLPLLATGQSDLSPGHETVVLWRLATPADTRSELENPSHLMAGRFDLAFVLVWLFPLFLLALVYDLMAGDREAGTLRLALAQGITPWRWMARRALARGLPMLTLAALATLAAGLSGGSESLAARLMLALGVVLTYGLFWLAMAVAVNAVAHSAAGAATALGAAWVVLVLVAPTLLNVTVETLYPTPSRPELVAAGRKASGEAEKRGGELLNSFYRDHPELAPPGQQADFAAQHLTVQSEVARALDPVRQQFDAQLARQQTAVARWRFLSPAIAAQEALTDLAGTGYWRHRAFREQVGGLRQAVSDFFTPRIHKREPITMADLDKLPRFAFREEPAGVWMGRVLASLAGMLALAGALGAWAWRSLRPARLGILSA, from the coding sequence ATGACCTCGCGCCTCTTTCACCTCGAACTTCGGCTGCTCGCGCGCGAACGCGCCGCGTGGATGCTGCTCGGCCTGTTCGCCGCCGCGCTTGGCTATGGCCTTTGGAATGGCTCGGGCCCGGCCCAGGGTCATCGCGAAGTCGCCACCGCGCTCACGCAAGACTCCGAGCAGTTCCAGAGGCAACTGCGCGACGTGCTGGGCCAACAACCGGTGGACCCCAAAGCCATCGCCGGGCGCGGAACGACGGCGGTGTTGCCCCCCGCGCCGCTGCCGTTGCTGGCCACAGGCCAGTCCGACCTGTCGCCCGGGCACGAAACCGTCGTACTCTGGCGACTCGCCACGCCCGCCGACACCCGCTCCGAATTGGAGAATCCGTCGCATCTGATGGCGGGGCGCTTCGACCTCGCCTTCGTGCTGGTGTGGCTCTTCCCGTTGTTTCTCCTCGCGCTGGTCTATGACCTCATGGCGGGCGACCGGGAAGCCGGCACGCTGCGGCTGGCCCTGGCCCAGGGCATCACGCCGTGGCGTTGGATGGCGCGTCGCGCCCTGGCCCGCGGATTGCCCATGCTGACACTCGCGGCGCTCGCCACCCTGGCGGCGGGTCTCTCCGGAGGCTCGGAAAGCTTGGCCGCGCGGCTGATGCTCGCGCTGGGGGTCGTGCTGACCTACGGACTGTTCTGGCTGGCGATGGCCGTGGCGGTCAACGCCGTCGCGCACAGCGCCGCGGGCGCGGCCACCGCGCTGGGCGCCGCGTGGGTGGTGCTCGTGCTCGTGGCGCCCACGCTGTTGAACGTGACCGTGGAAACGCTTTACCCCACGCCTTCGCGGCCGGAACTCGTGGCGGCGGGACGCAAGGCCTCGGGCGAAGCGGAGAAGCGCGGCGGGGAATTGCTCAACTCGTTCTACCGCGATCATCCGGAGCTGGCCCCGCCCGGACAGCAGGCCGATTTCGCCGCGCAACATCTCACCGTGCAAAGCGAAGTGGCCCGCGCCCTCGATCCGGTGCGCCAGCAGTTCGACGCGCAACTCGCCCGCCAGCAAACCGCGGTCGCCCGCTGGCGTTTCCTCTCGCCCGCCATCGCCGCACAGGAGGCGCTGACCGATCTGGCCGGCACCGGCTACTGGCGGCACCGCGCCTTCCGCGAACAGGTCGGCGGGCTGCGGCAGGCCGTGTCCGACTTTTTCACACCGCGCATTCATAAGCGCGAACCGATCACGATGGCCGACCTCGACAAGCTGCCGCGCTTCGCATTCCGTGAAGAACCGGCCGGCGTCTGGATGGGCCGCGTGCTGGCCAGCCTGGCCGGAATGCTTGCGCTGGCTGGCGCGCTGGGCGCATGGGCGTGGCGAAGCTTGCGGCCCGCGCGCCTCGGCATTTTGAGCGCATGA
- a CDS encoding AbgT family transporter — translation MAAPVPMNNPPSTTAPARGAAQRFLDGIEWAGNKLPDPAVLFVMAMALTWLLSALLAPVQFTEMDPRTVVRDAAGQITASEPIQVKNQLSGAALTQFLSRMVKTFTEFPPLGVVLVAMLGVGVAEHTGFISALLKGLLVLTPRRWLTPALLLVAILSHSAGDVGYVLVIPLGGIIFMAAGRHPLAGIAAAFAGVSGGFSATFLPSSLDPLLQGFTQSAAQIIAPGRMVNPLCNWYFMSASCLAIVAVGWLLTDWVIEPRLRRLPVDGNSGDQPALGTLSPAERRGLWVGLGAMVIGVAVLVLAAAPAASPLRTRDGSLTAHGSPLMDSIVPLIFLLFLLPGVAFGYAAGTVKNHRDVIKGMSKSMGAMSYYLVMAFAAAQFTYVFRESNLGALLAVEGASFLKGLGLPGQVTIVGVILLSTMVNLLIGSASAKWALLGPIFVPMLMQLGLSPELTQAAYRIGDSSTNIITPLLPYFPLIVVYCQRYVKGTGIGTLVATMLPYSVLFLATWTVLLLVYWALGLPLGLQSTYLHP, via the coding sequence ATGGCTGCACCTGTTCCCATGAATAACCCCCCTTCAACCACCGCGCCCGCCCGGGGCGCGGCACAGCGGTTCCTCGACGGCATTGAATGGGCCGGCAACAAGCTGCCCGACCCCGCGGTGCTGTTCGTCATGGCGATGGCGCTGACGTGGCTGCTCTCGGCGCTGCTGGCGCCGGTGCAGTTCACCGAGATGGATCCGCGCACCGTGGTTCGCGACGCTGCCGGCCAGATCACCGCCAGCGAGCCCATCCAGGTCAAGAACCAGTTGAGCGGCGCCGCGCTGACCCAGTTTCTCTCGCGCATGGTCAAGACCTTCACGGAGTTTCCGCCGCTGGGAGTCGTGCTGGTGGCGATGCTCGGGGTGGGCGTGGCGGAACACACGGGCTTCATCAGCGCGTTGCTGAAGGGCCTGCTGGTCCTGACGCCGCGCCGCTGGCTGACGCCCGCGCTGCTGCTGGTCGCCATTCTCAGTCACAGCGCCGGCGACGTGGGCTACGTGCTGGTGATTCCGCTGGGCGGAATCATCTTCATGGCGGCGGGGCGGCATCCGCTGGCGGGGATCGCCGCGGCGTTCGCCGGGGTGTCGGGCGGGTTCAGCGCGACGTTTTTGCCCTCGAGTCTTGATCCGCTCTTGCAAGGTTTCACGCAATCGGCGGCGCAGATCATTGCGCCGGGACGCATGGTCAATCCGCTCTGCAACTGGTATTTCATGAGCGCATCCTGCCTTGCCATCGTCGCCGTGGGCTGGCTGCTGACCGATTGGGTGATCGAGCCGCGCTTGCGCCGCTTGCCCGTGGACGGCAACTCCGGCGATCAGCCCGCGCTCGGCACCCTCTCGCCCGCCGAACGCCGGGGGCTGTGGGTGGGTTTGGGGGCGATGGTCATCGGCGTCGCGGTGCTCGTGCTGGCGGCGGCGCCGGCGGCATCACCCTTGCGCACGCGCGACGGCTCCCTCACCGCGCACGGGTCGCCGCTCATGGACTCGATTGTGCCGCTGATCTTTCTGCTGTTCCTGCTGCCGGGCGTGGCGTTTGGTTACGCAGCGGGGACGGTGAAGAACCATCGCGACGTCATCAAGGGCATGAGCAAGTCCATGGGGGCGATGAGCTATTACCTGGTGATGGCGTTTGCGGCGGCGCAGTTCACTTACGTGTTCCGGGAGTCGAACCTGGGCGCGCTGCTGGCGGTGGAAGGGGCCAGCTTCCTCAAAGGTCTGGGACTGCCGGGCCAGGTCACCATCGTGGGCGTCATTCTGTTGAGCACGATGGTGAACCTGCTCATCGGCTCGGCGTCGGCCAAGTGGGCGCTGCTGGGGCCCATCTTTGTGCCGATGTTGATGCAACTGGGGCTGTCGCCCGAACTGACCCAGGCCGCCTACCGCATCGGCGATTCGAGCACCAACATCATCACGCCGCTGCTGCCTTACTTCCCGCTCATCGTCGTCTATTGCCAGCGCTACGTGAAAGGCACCGGCATCGGCACGCTCGTGGCGACGATGCTGCCTTACTCGGTGCTCTTCCTGGCGACGTGGACGGTGCTGCTGCTGGTCTATTGGGCGCTGGGCCTGCCGCTGGGCCTCCAATCCACCTACCTCCATCCGTGA